In Longimicrobiaceae bacterium, the DNA window GAGAACGACGCGCGCCCGGTGCCGTACGTGCCCGAGACGGCCACCATCGACCGCGTGCTGGCCGCCATGCGCGAGGCCCGCACGCAGATGGCGGTGGTGATGGACGAGCACGGCGGCACCGCCGGCATCATCACCATCGAGGACCTGTTCGAGGAGGTGGTGGGCGAGATCGAGGAGGGCAGCACGCACCCCGCCGAGGTGAGCCGGGACCCCGCGGGACGGCTTCTCGTCGCCGGCACAGTGCGCATCGAGGAGGTGGGCGAGGAGCTGGACCTGGTGCTGGAGCACGACGAGGTGGACACGGTTAGCGGCCTCATCCTCTCCCTCCTGGGCCGCCCGCCCGAGGTGGGCGACACGGTAACCTACGACGACGTCCGCTTCGAGGTCACCCGCGTGGAGGGGCACGGCGTGGGCGAGGCCGTCGTGGAACCCCTCCTCCGCCCCCGCGGCGACGACGACGTGCAAGGCGGTGGGGAGGGCGAGCGGCACTGAGCTGCTGGCCCTTCCTCGCGAGGGGATGCGCATGGCCGGACGGCGTCAAAACGTGTCGGTCGATGTGCCTCAGCCGAGACACTCCGGCGGGTGCGGGCGAGCCGGGAGGATGGAGATGTTCGGCCGGGACGCGGAGGATGCGTTCCGGCCGAAGCTCTTTCTGCGCAACCGGTTGAAAGCGCTCGCGCCACAGCATCTTCCGACGCGTTCCGGCGGCGGGGGATGAACGCTTGGCGTGTTTCGGGCACGGAACTTCCGTTAGCGCCGCGACTGCCGGCAGAACGAGTAGCAGAGGCCGGGACTCGGCAGGCGCCGGGCGCGGGCCGGTGAAGGCATAACTTTTCGGTGAGGAGCGGATGATGATTCGGATGCGTGCACGGGCGGCATGGGTGCGGCGGGCGCTCGCCGCGGCGGTGGCGGGAGCGGCGTTTGTGGCCGTTCCGGCGGCCGGGCAGGACCTGACGGCATACGCCACGGCTTCCATCGACGGCTACGACACCAACGTGCAGCTGGTGGGCGCCTCCGTTCGGCCGGGGGGCCTGGGCCTCCAGCCGGTGCTGGGCGTGCAGGTCTTCCACCTGGGCTTCAACCCGTCCGGTCCGGGCAGCGTGGACCGCTTCGGCGTGACGCCGTCGGTCGGCGCGTCGTACCGCATGCCCACGGGCTCGGTGGAGGCTCGTGTGGGCTACACGATCCAGAACGAGGACAACGGCCCCATCGTGGACGGGGCGGGCGGCAAGGACGGCTTCAACGTGGCCCTGCAGGGCAACTACTGGGGCACGGGCGGCGGGCCGGAGTTGCAGGGCATCGCCACCTACTCCATCTCGTCGGACTACACGTGGAACCAGGCGCAGGCCACCGTGCCCGTGGCCACGTACGGCACGCACGCCATCAAGGCGGGCGCCGAAGCAGTGTTCGAGAGCGCCACGAGCGGCCCGTCGTACCACGCCTACTCCGTCGGGCCGCTGGTGCGCGTAACCACCAGCAGCCACAGCAGCTTCGCGCTGAGCGGCGGGTTCAAGGACTCCAACACCCGCGCCGGCACCTGGTACGCCCGCGCCGGCTTCGTCGTCTACGGCATCCACCTGTAGAACTCGCCGCCAAGCACGCCGATCAGAACGCCGATCAGAACAGCGCCGCCTCGAGGATTCGGGGCGGCGCTTTCGTTTGGGGCGGGTCCGGGGATTGGGATGTGCGATCTCCGGGCGGTTTCGCGTGACGGGGGAGGGGCCCCCTCCCCCAGCCCCTCCCCCAAAACTGCCTGGGGGAGGGGAGCTTAAATCACGGTGGGGGTGAGGGTTGCGCGTTTGCATGTCGTCGCATCGAGACGGGGGGCGAGATCGCGACGCGGGAAGTTCCAGCTCGCGCTAAGGCACATGCCTGCAAGCAGTTATCCCCTCTTTCGCTTGCGGGGGAGGGGCCGGGGGAGGGGGCGTCTTTCCGCATGCGCCGCCCTTTCGCCTCCGCCTCGCATCTTCGATCACAAGTCGTACGAACGCCGCCCACCACGTCGGGTGGCGGGGGCACGGGGGGTGCGTATACCTTTCGCCATGCCTGCTCCGCGCGCGGACGGGCCGCCGATTCCCGCCGGGCGGGAGGGCGGACCCTCGATGCTGGACCTTGTGCGGCTCAGCCGCGACGTGGTGTTCCCCCCCGGCGGCGAGGAGCTGTACCGAAAGATCGCGCTGCTCACCGAGCTGCGCCCCGGCCAGGAGGTGTTCGACGCGGCGTGCGGACGCGGCGTCTCCACGCTCTTCCTAGCGGGCACGTACGGCGTGGACGCGACCGGGGTGGACGCCGACGCGCACCTCACCGCCCAGGCGGAGCAGCGCGCCCGCGCGGCGGAGCTGGACGGCCGCGTCAGCTTCCAGACCGCGGCGCCCGACGACCTGCCCTTCCGCGACGGCATCTTCGACGTGGCCGTGGGCGAGATCGGGCTTGCGGCGCTGGCCGACCCGGCGCGAGCGGTGCGCGAGCTGGTGCGCGTCACCAAGCCGCTGGGCTCGGTGGTGCTGGTGCAGCTCATCTGGACGGGCAACGTGGACCCGCACCGCCGCGAGATTCTGGTGCGGCACCTGGGCGCCCGGCCCATGATCCTGGTGGAGTGGAAGCAGCTGCTGCGCGACGCCGGCGTGGTGGACCTGCGCGTGGAGGACTGGTCCGACAAGCCGTCGCCCTTCCGCCCCACGGCGGGCGCGGGCGGCCCCTTCCCGGACTTCTCCGAGATCTTCACGCTACGGGAGCGGCTGGGCATCCTGTGGCGCGCCCTCAAGCGCTGGGGCTGGCGCGGGGTGCGCGGCGCCGTGATCCGCGAGCGCGAGGTGCACCGCCTGCTCACCCGCGAGCGCGCCCTGGGCCTCTCCCTGATCGTGGGCACCAAGTGGCCCGGCGCCGAGCCCTGATCCACATCTCCCGACCCCACTCAACCCGACCCGACGAACCATGGCCGTAGTGGAAGAGACCGTCTCGCTCACCGCCCAAACCGTCGCGCGCATCCAGGATGAGCTGCGCGCGCGGGGCCTGGGCGGCTGGCTGCTGTACAGCTTCAGGGCCAACAACGCGGTGGCGAGCGAGATGCTGGGCCTGCCCGCCATGACGCGGCGCTGGTTCGTCTTCATCCCCGCGCAGGGCGGGCCGGTGGCGCTCACACACCGCATCGAGCAGCAGCCGTGGACAGGGTGGATCGGCGAGAACCGCCCGTACCTGAGCTGGCGCGAGCTGGAGGC includes these proteins:
- a CDS encoding hemolysin family protein encodes the protein RAESAEVLQELLEFGDLTAGEVMVPRVHITGIPVGASFAEATAIIRSAPHTRYPVYRGSLDDIAGMVHVKDLFRRLRNRRAVHENDARPVPYVPETATIDRVLAAMREARTQMAVVMDEHGGTAGIITIEDLFEEVVGEIEEGSTHPAEVSRDPAGRLLVAGTVRIEEVGEELDLVLEHDEVDTVSGLILSLLGRPPEVGDTVTYDDVRFEVTRVEGHGVGEAVVEPLLRPRGDDDVQGGGEGERH
- a CDS encoding methyltransferase domain-containing protein, which encodes MLDLVRLSRDVVFPPGGEELYRKIALLTELRPGQEVFDAACGRGVSTLFLAGTYGVDATGVDADAHLTAQAEQRARAAELDGRVSFQTAAPDDLPFRDGIFDVAVGEIGLAALADPARAVRELVRVTKPLGSVVLVQLIWTGNVDPHRREILVRHLGARPMILVEWKQLLRDAGVVDLRVEDWSDKPSPFRPTAGAGGPFPDFSEIFTLRERLGILWRALKRWGWRGVRGAVIREREVHRLLTRERALGLSLIVGTKWPGAEP